GGCGATCGCCCAACTGCGCTTAAGTTTATTCATGATTTCGATCGTAAATTGCATCAAAATATCAGCCTGGGCACTGGGCATCGGTTTCTATTTCTGGGCTTGGCCTACAAAAACCTGGGTGAAATTGAACCCGCCTTTAATATGCTGAACCGGGCGATCGATTATGCCAATCAACATCACTACACCCAGGTTAAAGCCAATGCCATCAGTGGCCTAGCAGCACTAGAGCGATCTCAGCACAACTATCAAACTGCCCTGACACATCATCAAATGGCGATCGAGCTACTGGCGCAAATTGGCACTAAATGCGATCTGGCCGAAGCCTACTATCAACTTGGTCACACCTACGCCGCCCAAAATGACCAACCACAGAGCAGGGCTAGCCACAATCAGGCAATTAAGCTATTTCAAGAAATGCAAGCACCCCAGCAAATCAAAAAAGTCCAGCGGGCTTTGGTTCAAATTGATAGCTCGACTAACAATTAAATCTAAATCCAGTTAAACCAGTTCAGGGGCACATACCGCGACCACATCCGGTGGTAAAAAGCCTCGAACGAAATATCAATTCCCAACCAGATCGGCATAAAGAAAATTTGCGTACCCACCACCGCCAGAATAATTATGGCAAATGCGCCATAGCGCCACCATTGCGATCGTACATTTCGCACTCTTGCCCATAGCTTTAGCAATAAATCCATCAAGTTAGACTTATTTGGATTCTTTTGATCAATAAGCTGTGGATCAGTAATTTCCCCAGCGTTCTGCTCAGTTTGCGTTTCAATATTCGTCTCAATCATTAATTCGGCAGATTCGGCAGATTCAGCCAATCCAGCCTTTTGACTAACACCCTCAGGCAGCAATCGATCGAGCAAGATCGCCAGCGCCATGAAACTAAACACCGCCGCGCTCATGTAGTGATAAATAAATAAACAGCGCGACACCAGCAACCAGGGCAAATAATTAGCGCTATAGCCAATCAGGACATAGGCATCCATTGCCCGAAAACGGCGCAAGCCCTGCGCAGTCAGGGTAATTATGGCCAGGGTTGAAAACCACCACAAAACCGGATTGCCGATCGCATGGACATCAATAACATGCTTTGTCTCTTCGACGTAGTGATAGTAATAACCGATCGGACGGCTGGCGATCGGCCAGGATAGCCAGCTTGAACAATAGGGGTGGGAGTTCATCCCCATCACGGCGCTGTTGTGGTTATAGTCCCAAATATCCTGGTTAAAAGCCACAAACGATCGCCAGGTATAAACCAACCAGTTAGCAATATTGGGATTATCCCTGAGTTGGGCAATATCCAGGGTGGGAGCATACAAAATAATATGCGGTAGCCATTGCAGTTCATAGAACAAAGCCGGAGCGATCGCCAACCAGAGTAAATATTGCCACCAATCCAGGGTTTTGATTTTGTCCAGAATGCCCAGATCTTGACAGAGTTCCGGCTTCAGCCAACTATTCACCCACACTAGCGCCACCAATACCAGACTCATTAACCAGAAGCCCAGGCCATTCCATTTTGCCGCCGCACTTGCCCCCAGCATAATTCCCGCACTAGTTAAGTAGAGAGTGCGAGTTATGCCTTTGCGCTCCAGAGCGGCCAGGGACAGAACCAGAGCCGCCAGGCCAAATGCCACCAGAAAAACATTGATCAAGCCAAACCGGGATTCTACCAGGAACAAACCATCGGTGACGGTGAGAGCGCCAGTAATTAGCGCCAGCCGCCATTTGCCACTAAAACGATAGGCCACCCCGATCGCCAACAGGGGAATAATTGCGCCGACGATCGCACTGGCCAGCCGATAGCCCCAGGGATTATGCCCCAATGCCATGATCGTTACGGCAATCAGGTATTTTGCCAGGGGGGGATGTCCATCCCGAAAGGGGGTGGCGGTTAAATATTCTTCGGCATGTTTGGGGAAATATACTTCATCAAATACAGGATATTCAATCGTATCAAGGTGCCAGAGCCTCAGCCCCAGGGCGATCGCAAAGATCACCAGGCTACCGATTAATAATCGTTGATCCCAGTTAAAGGGCGATCGGGGTTGTTTAGTTTGAATTGTGTTTTCGGCGATCATACATGGCACTATCCCTGGTTAACTCGATCGACTGCTGAAATAATTGAGTTAATTATATTTCTTCTGCTATATCCAGTTTAGCCGGATGCAGATTTTGAGGCGGATCTGGATATTCTTCTGAATACTTAGTTAGGCGATCCTGCTGGTAAAAAGTTCCCGCCGCGATCACCAATGCCACTAGCGTACTCGCCAAAGTTAATGGCAACAAATCATGCTTAGTAACCGCTGCCATCCCTGCACTACCCAACCACACATAGGGCAGCAAACCGATCGGTGTACCGGCGATCGTGCCAAGTAAATAATCACGTCGCTTGACCTGGCTCAGCCCCGCCGCAAAACTGACAATTCCATA
The sequence above is a segment of the Pseudanabaena sp. PCC 7367 genome. Coding sequences within it:
- a CDS encoding phospholipid carrier-dependent glycosyltransferase, giving the protein MIAENTIQTKQPRSPFNWDQRLLIGSLVIFAIALGLRLWHLDTIEYPVFDEVYFPKHAEEYLTATPFRDGHPPLAKYLIAVTIMALGHNPWGYRLASAIVGAIIPLLAIGVAYRFSGKWRLALITGALTVTDGLFLVESRFGLINVFLVAFGLAALVLSLAALERKGITRTLYLTSAGIMLGASAAAKWNGLGFWLMSLVLVALVWVNSWLKPELCQDLGILDKIKTLDWWQYLLWLAIAPALFYELQWLPHIILYAPTLDIAQLRDNPNIANWLVYTWRSFVAFNQDIWDYNHNSAVMGMNSHPYCSSWLSWPIASRPIGYYYHYVEETKHVIDVHAIGNPVLWWFSTLAIITLTAQGLRRFRAMDAYVLIGYSANYLPWLLVSRCLFIYHYMSAAVFSFMALAILLDRLLPEGVSQKAGLAESAESAELMIETNIETQTEQNAGEITDPQLIDQKNPNKSNLMDLLLKLWARVRNVRSQWWRYGAFAIIILAVVGTQIFFMPIWLGIDISFEAFYHRMWSRYVPLNWFNWI